GATTGAGCCATTGAATCTACGATGGATGTAAGGCACATTTAATGAAGCTCAATTACCACCGCTAATCGGATGTCAGGCACCTACCGCATGAAGGGATCGAATTCGGGGCGTTTCTGGTACGTATGCATTGGGTCCACTCAGAAGCCACATACAAAGGCTTACTATTTTTCCGTGAGGATATCAGAGGAGTGCCCTAGAAGCATATGGACTCGGGAAGCAGGCTGAGGCCCTCACCACATCTCAGTTCCTTGAACAAGCTCTATCTTCTTTCCAAACATCTTCGTTCCAAGGCAAACGCTTCCTGGCTTGCTCTGTATGCAAGAAAGTGATCTTACCCGGACATTCTGACGAAACCAGGATCAATATGATAGCAGTGCCGTACTTTTGGCGTGGAAAAATACCGGAAAGAAGGAACAGATTCCATAACTCCAAAGCTCACTGGACTCAGGCCCTGGTTCAGTCTGCCTACCATCTAGACTCTTCCATATCTCGCGAGAGCCAACAAGCAATTCGACGCCTATATAACCATGTACCCGATTTGATCCATGTTCCGCAGCTTTGGATACTCACTATCGGTAATAGTACGTTGACCACTTTCGTCTTCAAGCGCTGCTATGTAACCTATCTCTTTAGAATTTATTGCGACATGCTCGCCCACGGCTATCTACGATAATTCGAGGTCATCAATCACGACTTGCACAGTTGGAAGACACCCGTTTCCCCCCACAATATGCGTCACTATGAGCTCTGGTTTCACCTTCTGTCTCAGGCGTGACCAATGTAGGGTGTGGTTTGTGAGTGTCTACAGTCCCCTGGCCATTTGGCGTCCAACTTCATCATAATAATGAGAAATGAAGGCGTTCTTATACCGAGTCAATCTTATTCTGGAAACGACCATGGATACTCGCATTGATCCTAGACGTTGCGTGTACAGTCTCCAGGAAGATGGCAGTCTCATTGACGGGAACCGTTGGCCATCAATACTGCAGTCTCACCACGACAGGGAGCCACTTGCAATTCTAGTTTCTTCTGAAGCATCCATGTCTCATCAAAGGTTACCAGTGGCAATCCCGCTGCAAGGGAAATACGATTGGACCTCCCGAAAAGATGACCGTAGGGAGTATCCCAAGGCTAGCCTGGAAGTACTTAGCCCACAGACGCTAGATGAGTACAAAATACCCTATTATTGGGACACGCCAAAGTTCGGGGTAATGCTATTATAAGACTCACCACCCCTGTCATTCGGAAGGCTAATTCAGATATTTGTGGTGCTAGGGAGATAGAGACCTCATTATTGCACAATATCTTACAGAGTTAGATCTGAAGATACTTTATGATCATACCAGACGACTACGTGCCATGGAAGAAACTGATGCATACTTCCAACGACCCACGCATGACGAGGATCCATACTACGCACCGCCCCCATACGTTCAGGAGGCTGTACGGGCTCAGGTCGAAGCCGAAAGGATCCAATCAAAGGGTCAACACATACGCCACGAAGATGGTAACGCCCAGAGCACGGCGAAGGCTCCTACAGGTAATAAGGATCCCATTTTCACGTGGTCAATCAAGACTAAAAATACAATCAACACTTATCCATACGCACTTGTGGACGAAATATCTCCAAGAGAAACACCCACGCCACAGCAGCAGATGAGAGCACTGTTGGCGCATATGCACTACAAGATGATTTCTAGCTCGGATGTGTTCACTGCACAAAGTTACAACATCCTACCATTGAAGACCAGGTCAGATATAGACAGAGAAATGTACAGCCTGGGTAAGAGTGGCCACATTGACGATCACGTCTTTACTCTGCTTGCATCATTTGTAGGTCGCCTGAGTCGTGTTTTGGGGCATTTTATCGACGAAGACTATGATTGCATTGTTAAAGGAAAGGTCTGGGCAGCAGCACATCTCATAATACAGGTATGTTTCGACCCTCCTATATTTTATGTCCTTCATGCCATCTAGCTAACTAAAGGATGAAATATAGACGTTTGATTTCATTTCTGTGGATGAGATGTTCTCATTCCACTGCGAGATCTTTGCCATTCCGCTTCAAGAAATTATAGACCGAATTCAACAACTTCGCGATGGTCTATTCGGAGTTGAAGATTTCTATATTTCAAATTCAATAAAAGATGCATTTGTCGATATTGTCATACTCCTTGTGGATACATCTCATGAGGCATCCAGACTCATGCGAAAGGTCAAGGATGATATCAAATGTAAGGATCAGGCGGGCGATGACAACAAGTCAGAACCTGCTAGCATTAATGGTGAAATTCAGAATTCATCGACTTCAGCTGAACCGAGAGCCGAGTCAGCTGCTTCTCAAGAGCGCGGGATACAGACGGATGCTGTTCCATATGAAGACATAGAAGAACGCTTCACAGCGCATACACGATCTTCGAGATACAGCCCTCCGTTGCGCAATCAAGACAATACATTTTCCAGGAGAATGTGCCGCAAGACCAATCGGATATATGAATCTCTTGATCATGCACAAGCTGAATACTGCGCAATGTTCCGTTCGGAAGACGACGTAGAAGACTCTACCTACAGCGGAGTAGACTGTGGGAGGATTATTCCTCTTGTCTTACAGTCTGTCCTACAGGGACATTCAACCAGCACGTTTATGCCTGAGCTGGATATTGAGGAGATCTATGTGACATATACCACTCATTTGGTGCGTTTGATTCTGCAACAAACACAAGCCCTCGTGCTGACCTCGTTAGCAACTCAAAGCACGGAGCACACCTAGCAAAAACCTTCTTGTGGACATGAACTTGCTCCGTGAAGAGCTAGGAATAATCTCCAAAAATATCTCTGATCAGTTGTCCATAATAACAGCTCTATGCACGCCCAACTCTTATTCTTACGACGATGAGAGTGACACAGTGTCCTATACTGAGAGCAACGGGAAATTGACACTCTTTGAATATTTATTCTCTTCCACATCTAACGGAAATGGTGTGGTTAATATGTCGGCACGGAGAATTCTCCAGGAGATAAAGGTCGAGCTGCAGGATAAACTGGATGTATTTGAAGAATTGACAAAGCGTACAGAACAGCTAGAGAAACAGGTACGTAACCCCAAACCAAACAAGGCCCTGGACTAATAATATCAACTAGATATGCCAACGCGTTGAGATCATTCAAGAAGACCACGGCAAAGCGATCCTCGTCTTCACTATTGTCTCGACTATCTTCCTACCCCTCTCGTTTGTCTCGAGCTACTTGGGCATGAACACGGCTGATATACGGGACATGGAGCCGAGCCAAGGGCTTTTCTGGGAGGTGGCTGGGCCGTTCACgtttgttgttgtcgttgttgtTCTTGCGGTTGCATATAATGTTAATCGTATTATGGGGTTGATACCTAGGGCAACTGGCGTTGTATAGCTTCTTTCTACGGGAATGCTTTTAGGGATGGACTAAGACTACGGAAATACAAGGTATCTTTCTCAATTCCAGGTCAGGGCACATCAAGTGAGCAGCCTTTGGAAGCCCACATTATAATTGAAAATATGACACCATTCTACCATCGCTATATTCAGTCTTCAAGATATCAGAACATGTACTATTGAAAAGAGAGAAACACAAACTAAAATCTAATGGGCAATTACCACCATGGGAACATATATGAATCAATAATAGTAGCAAGAGGATTAGGTATCAGAGCACTAGACATGCCTGCACATGCAACTAGAGTCGTTAGCGTCGGTGGACACTTATATCAGCTTATAACCAGTCGATGTAGTCATGTCAACCTCTCTGGCGTTGTGATATtttccccttttctttcAAGAACTTGCAGTCTAGTGCTGCTGGAAACCGTGTTCTTCGGCACATGTCTATGCAAGACTATGCAAAAGGTCAGTCTGACATCAATCAATGGGATTTATTCCTACATTCAGGAAATAGTTGCTTGGTTGTATGTAAGTAATGAGGGTTAAAGAACTAGAAATTTTGGGGCACGTTTTGAGGCTAACAGGCAGTCATCTGCCTATTGATGCTATGACGCGTGTATTTCTCCTTTAGGGTTACAATACCACCCGACCTACGAAATGGTGGCCTTCATAAAGTGATCGGTCTATCATGATCATGTAACAAGTGCTTATGAGATGCACGTGGTGGTATCTGACCATAGCGCTTATATGTGCTACATGGCTGCTTTACGACCGCCAGTCAATTTACCATGCTCCTTTTTGCTATTTATTCTCCGGATATCCATGTTCTGAAACATCCTTAATCCATGTAAATGCGGAACGAGCCAACCATAGTCCCACAGGACTGGATGCAGTGCGGTAGCTCTTATGCATATGTAGGTATACAACGGAATAGCTATtgttggatttggatttcgTCTAACGTGCAACCCTCCCAGCTGACCTGGCTTCTCGGCGCCAGAATTATAAATTTGTTGTCGATTCCAGTCCTAAATGCCGTCCGTCAACCTTCCGTACTCCAAGCTCCATTATTCAAATTAGTATCTCAACCCAAAATAAAATAGCAACATGCATTTCTCGGTTATAGTCGTGTCAGCATTGGCCCTCATGGTCAACAATGCCATCGCTGTCCCATATCCAACTCCGACGCCAGCTATTCCTAAGCGCCAAGAGCCTGCTTGTTGGACTTCCTGTTCGAAGGAAGCGTTTGAATGTCCCAAGCCATTTGTAAGTCTCACATTTGTCAGTTAGAGCTTTGCTAACGTAATGTTACAAAAAGAACTCGAAGCATCGTGGGGTATGTGCCCATTATCGAATTCCACGAAAGAATAGGATGATTGTATGATTTGATTATGATTGCTAATATAGTATCGTATTTAGGATTGCTGGACATGTTGCCTGGATTAAGCGCATTATCTACAAAGCCCCACAGACACAAGAAAGGTCGAAACGCCGGTTGGGGATACACTATAGCGTTTGCAAGCGGCCAAAAGCATGGGGCAAATGAATGCGATGATATGCTCAGACGTTGACGTTGGATGTTAGGAAAAGCTCGTGATACAAAATGAACAATATTGGCCAATTTTGATTCGGGATAACAGAACTTTTGATTCTGTTGGCATTATCGTACAGGGCCGTCTGCATCATTATTCACCATCATTGTCATTTCCAGCCAGTCATTGTTGATTTCTGCATAATGTTGATTTTCCCTTAAACAAGACGCACAAATCAGCATCGGTGGGACAATTCTAACCCCGATTTTTGACCAAAGTATGCTTTTAACCCCAAACTTACACATACGTAGCTGAAAAGtgagaagggaaagaatAATAATGCAACGGTAAGAGAGCACTGGAAAGCCCTGCTCACCGGCGGGCATGTTGTGTACTTGGTATTCCTCTTATTTCAAAACATTTGTTTCATCAGTTTACATTCCAGGCACCAATCGTTGCAATGGGACTATACCCAGCAACACACACACTTTCTGACGGTTGCTTTCTTAATCACTAGAGTACGCAGCGAAGCCGTCAGTGTGGGCGTTAACAACGCTGAATACATCGGCAACTCAAACAGGACTTCTGGATGAGTGATGGGTTCGGCGTCCTGGTAGAGCAAATCCTGTCTGACCATGTCAGTATCAACTCGTTTTATGGAATCAAATATGCGAAAGCGCCTGTTGGCAATCCGCGGTGGAGAGCACTGCTACCGATTGACTACGGCCTGTACGCCAATAGCACATATATCAACGGCACCGTCTTCGGTGATGCATGCATACAAAGCAATCCGACTTGgagtcaaccatcatctGTCGATAACACTCTTAGTCAAAGGGAGAATTGTTTGTCACTCAATGTACATTATAAATTACACTGCCGGCAGTGCAGCCTCAATTTACGGTGGCAGTATGGTGTATCAATCCAAGGGCTCCATGATTGATGTCGCTATCCAATATCATCTCTGACCGTAGCGATTTCTTGCCGGTAACTCCGTCGATACCGATGGTACGGCCGACGCATAGTCTCCTGGACCAGCTCCTCGCGCTGGAGTAGGTCCAGCAAAGCATCCATGTATTCAGAGGCGATGCAGGGAAGGTCACCATCACTGGTGGTAGCGCTGGTGGGAGCTTTCATTTCGTGCAAACCTCCCTGGCAAGTATATCTTTTCTCTGCCCTCAAACCGTCAACGTTCACCAACTCTAATATAGCTGCTAGATCACCTTTTGTGGGCGCTTATCCACATGCGGCACTAcatgtcacaggctgcgcctgtagaataaatgatatgttattcggagagatgatcggaggggttac
The sequence above is a segment of the Aspergillus chevalieri M1 DNA, chromosome 6, nearly complete sequence genome. Coding sequences within it:
- a CDS encoding uncharacterized protein (COG:S;~EggNog:ENOG410PSKD;~InterPro:IPR002523;~TransMembrane:2 (i1021-1041o1061-1080i);~go_component: GO:0016020 - membrane [Evidence IEA];~go_function: GO:0046873 - metal ion transmembrane transporter activity [Evidence IEA];~go_process: GO:0030001 - metal ion transport [Evidence IEA];~go_process: GO:0055085 - transmembrane transport [Evidence IEA]); translated protein: MASVTPIEREEKFQSVFAREADKRRKSTGVKKDANNVVQRDDKVSTPGIFRRIATSVSRAESFVLPRDSPQKAYIAPLYPNIFSIEATAQERSISGNEEILLLAVKNASPRGEIEPLNLRWMHLPHEGIEFGAFLRSALEAYGLGKQAEALTTSQFLEQALSSFQTSSFQGKRFLACSVCKKVILPGHSDETRINMIAVPYFWRGKIPERRNRFHNSKAHWTQALVQSAYHLDSSISRESQQAIRRLYNHVPDLIHVPQLWILTIGNKFIATCSPTAIYDNSRSSITTCTVGRHPFPPTICVTMSSGFTFCLRRDQCRVWFAFLYRVNLILETTMDTRIDPRRCVYSLQEDGSLIDGNRWPSILQSHHDREPLAILVSSEASMSHQRLPVAIPLQGKYDWTSRKDDRREYPKASLEVLSPQTLDEYKIPYYWDTPKFGGDRDLIIAQYLTELDLKILYDHTRRLRAMEETDAYFQRPTHDEDPYYAPPPYVQEAVRAQVEAERIQSKGQHIRHEDGNAQSTAKAPTGNKDPIFTWSIKTKNTINTYPYALVDEISPRETPTPQQQMRALLAHMHYKMISSSDVFTAQSYNILPLKTRSDIDREMYSLGKSGHIDDHVFTLLASFVGRLSRVLGHFIDEDYDCIVKGKVWAAAHLIIQTFDFISVDEMFSFHCEIFAIPLQEIIDRIQQLRDGLFGVEDFYISNSIKDAFVDIVILLVDTSHEASRLMRKVKDDIKCKDQAGDDNKSEPASINGEIQNSSTSAEPRAESAASQERGIQTDAVPYEDIEERFTAHTRSSRYSPPLRNQDNTFSRRMCRKTNRIYESLDHAQAEYCAMFRSEDDVEDSTYSGVDCGRIIPLVLQSVLQGHSTSTFMPELDIEEIYVTYTTHLQLKARSTPSKNLLVDMNLLREELGIISKNISDQLSIITALCTPNSYSYDDESDTVSYTESNGKLTLFEYLFSSTSNGNGVVNMSARRILQEIKVELQDKLDVFEELTKRTEQLEKQICQRVEIIQEDHGKAILVFTIVSTIFLPLSFVSSYLGMNTADIRDMEPSQGLFWEVAGPFTFVVVVVVLAVAYNVNRIMGLIPRATGVV